A genome region from Triticum aestivum cultivar Chinese Spring chromosome 2B, IWGSC CS RefSeq v2.1, whole genome shotgun sequence includes the following:
- the LOC123038883 gene encoding berberine bridge enzyme-like Cyn d 4 has product MARVALVLTICFLGFSPSLAWSSKSNHTDFLSCFSTKIPSQLVLTPSSRSFKPLLVSSIRNARLVAPATASPPLCIVTPTQASHVQAVVRCGRSHRVRVRVRSGGHDNEGLSYRSATPNGEAFAVIDLSKFHGVRVDARAATAWVDSGTTLGELYYRVATGAPGLGFPAGVCPTVGVGGLISGGGMGLMMRKNGLSSDNVLDATMIDAEGNLLADKKAMGDDLFWAIRGGGGGNFGIVLSWKLRLVPVPPKVAFFNVTKTMDQGAVDAVTKWQTIAPALPEDLSVRVVVQKRQATFQSLYLGNCSAVVATMRSRFPELGLTRRKCKEMSWLQHKAYLYFGDASNNTPLEALLLNRSMTIGPFVKNKSDYVKKALTRDAWEKIFLWPDGGAVGQLILEPHGGMMNRIADDYTPFPYRSSVLYNIQYVEFWNGTRAHGTPKWLSGLYDFMAPLVSKSPRGAYVNYRDLDIGVNKVVGGVTSYETAKVWGERYFGLTNFKRLAKIKRKVDATDYFRNEQSVPPLLLIRERA; this is encoded by the coding sequence ATGGCGCGCGTAGCACTGGTGCTCACAATTTGCTTCTTGGGATTCTCCCCGTCCCTCGCGTGGTCCTCCAAATCCAACCACACCGACTTCCTCTCGTGCTTCTCCACCAAAATCCCCAGCCAGCTCGTGCTCACGCCGAGCTCCCGCTCCTTCAAGCCGCTCCTGGTGTCGTCCATCAGGAACGCCAGGTTGGTGGCGCCGGCGACGGCGAGCCCCCCGCTCTGCATCGTGACGCCCACCCAGGCGTCCCACGTCCAGGCCGTCGTGCGCTGCGGGCGCAGCCACCGTGTGCGCGTCCGCGTGCGCAGCGGCGGGCACGACAACGAGGGCCTCTCGTACCGATCGGCCACCCCGAACGGCGAGGCGTTCGCGGTGATCGACCTTTCGAAGTTCCACGGCGTGCGCGTGGACGCGCGCGCGGCCACCGCGTGGGTCGACTCCGGGACGACGCTCGGGGAGCTCTACTACCGCGTCGCCACGGGGGCGCCCGGGCTGGGTTTCCCGGCTGGCGTGTGCCCGACCGTCGGCGTGGGGGGACTCATCAGTGGCGGAGGCATGGGTCTGATGATGCGCAAGAACGGCCTCTCCTCCGACAACGTCCTCGACGCCACCATGATCGACGCAGAGGGCAACCTcctggcggacaagaaggccaTGGGGGACGACCTCTTCTGGGCCatccgcggcggcggtggcgggaacTTTGGCATCGTGCTGTCGTGGAAGCTGAGGCTCGTGCCCGTCCCACCCAAGGTGGCCTTCTTCAATGTCACCAAGACCATGGACCAGGGCGCGGTCGACGCGGTCACCAAATGGCAGACGATCGCGCCGGCGCTCCCCGAGGACCTCAGCGTGCGTGTCGTCGTCCAGAAGCGCCAGGCGACCTTCCAGTCCCTGTACCTCGGCAACTGCAGCGCGGTGGTGGCGACGATGCGCAGCCGGTTCCCGGAGCTCGGCTTGACGCGCCGCAAGTGCAAGGAGATGAGCTGGCTGCAGCACAAGGCGTACCTATACTTCGGCGACGCCAGCAACAACACGCCGCTGGAGGCGCTCCTTCTCAACCGGTCCATGACCATAGGCCCATTTGTGAAGAACAAGTCCGACTACGTCAAGAAGGCCCTCACCAGGGACGCATGGGAGAAGATCTTCCTCTGGCCCGATGGCGGGGCGGTGGGGCAGCTCATCCTGGAGCCGCACGGCGGAATGATGAACCGCATCGCCGATGACTACACGCCCTTCCCGTACCGGAGCAGCGTGCTTTACAATATCCAGTACGTCGAGTTCTGGAACGGCACACGGGCGCACGGCACGCCGAAATGGCTCAGCGGCCTGTACGACTTCATGGCGCCGCTGGTCAGCAAGAGCCCGAGGGGCGCGTACGTTAACTACCGGGACCTTGACATTGGCGTGAACAAGGTGGTCGGTGGCGTGACCAGCTATGAGACTGCCAAGGTGTGGGGTGAGAGGTATTTCGGTCTGACAAACTTTAAGAGGCTCGCCAAGATCAAGCGCAAGGTGGATGCCACCGACTACTTCCGGAACGAGCAGAGTGTGCCGCCACTTCTCTTGATCAGGGAACGAGCTTAA